From the Candidatus Delongbacteria bacterium genome, one window contains:
- a CDS encoding ribonuclease H-like domain-containing protein: MDYFNGYILTSENYDLDNTTIIKLSGIDNSGSFIIYLVGVKPSFFIRENSEIDPDIKGYVRLSSDFTNLVGKKLDCVYLENIRDHYEALDFFKQNNIITYESDIRLTEKLFYQKDIKSYIFFDGDYEVRNGTKVFINPEIARGRQFKPDFKILSLDIETSTTNDLYSIAYHITSNGKEKSLVMMIGENHVDNEELHFYPDEKSLISDFLNFISIENPDIIIGWHVVGFDLDFLNKKCEQFGIPFSLGRDGSIAKITEKKGSGFFCEITGRQVIDGLQVLRTNGYNFENFRLETVAKNILGVGKDISGTDDKIEEITRRFNEDKVSLAKYNLLDCVLVTKIFNQTRIIEKLLKKSELTGLEIDKLPISNAVMDHLMIPELYKKMIIANNQSQTVAIEKSNKKMKKEPEPGVYKNVCRFDFQNLAATVIKTFCIDNYSRIKNKSEQISAPSGDFYSSKECILSPHLHYMSSLTSDDEIVKFAVDSTVKAILNAFENSSSRFYDPDLINSVEKSIEWILDRLIKLCESKGFQVLMADHEDFYLISETKKDSQDLKSLANEIEREISSEIFFNFNVSTTLNITTGDNFDSFYVPKTGYKLSKKPFAALRSNEIIYNNFDLSKSDWTDFDREFRDKLIASILKSEEYETVIREYLDKFDIEKNKDKFVFLHRLPKKIDRSVVPVGDHIKAALLLDDKALEFKKEIRYIITSTGPIPIELNPDAFDKDYYLENQVKKLINSIISVFNQKYEDIIYGTQLTLFDF, encoded by the coding sequence ATGGATTATTTTAACGGATATATACTAACCAGTGAAAATTATGATTTAGATAATACCACGATAATTAAACTCAGTGGAATAGATAACAGTGGATCATTTATCATATATTTGGTGGGTGTTAAGCCTTCTTTTTTTATCAGGGAAAATAGCGAGATTGATCCTGATATCAAAGGATATGTCAGACTCTCATCTGATTTTACAAATTTAGTTGGAAAGAAATTGGATTGTGTTTATCTGGAAAATATACGAGATCATTACGAAGCATTGGATTTTTTTAAACAAAATAATATTATAACATATGAATCTGATATAAGACTTACTGAGAAATTATTTTATCAGAAGGATATAAAGTCTTATATTTTTTTTGATGGTGACTATGAAGTACGTAATGGCACAAAGGTATTTATCAATCCTGAGATAGCCAGAGGAAGACAATTTAAACCAGATTTTAAAATTTTGTCACTTGATATCGAGACTAGTACAACAAATGATCTTTACTCCATTGCTTATCATATTACTTCAAATGGAAAAGAGAAGTCGCTTGTCATGATGATTGGTGAAAATCATGTGGATAATGAAGAGTTACATTTTTATCCAGATGAAAAATCTCTGATTTCTGATTTTCTAAACTTTATATCTATCGAAAATCCAGACATTATAATTGGTTGGCATGTTGTAGGGTTTGATCTGGATTTCTTGAATAAAAAGTGTGAGCAATTTGGCATTCCATTTTCCTTGGGTAGAGATGGAAGTATTGCCAAAATAACCGAAAAAAAAGGAAGTGGTTTTTTTTGCGAAATTACTGGTAGACAGGTTATTGATGGGTTGCAGGTTTTAAGAACCAACGGTTATAATTTTGAGAATTTTAGGCTGGAAACGGTTGCTAAAAATATTTTGGGTGTTGGAAAAGATATTTCTGGGACAGATGATAAAATTGAAGAGATTACCAGAAGATTTAATGAAGATAAAGTATCTTTGGCTAAGTATAATCTTTTGGATTGCGTTTTAGTTACAAAAATTTTTAATCAGACAAGAATCATTGAAAAACTCCTTAAAAAATCAGAGTTAACTGGTTTGGAAATAGATAAACTACCAATTTCTAATGCCGTGATGGACCACCTAATGATTCCTGAATTATACAAAAAGATGATTATTGCTAATAATCAGTCCCAAACTGTAGCTATTGAAAAATCCAATAAAAAGATGAAGAAAGAACCTGAGCCAGGAGTGTACAAAAATGTTTGTAGGTTTGATTTTCAAAATTTGGCAGCAACAGTTATCAAAACTTTTTGTATAGATAATTATTCGAGAATAAAAAATAAATCTGAACAGATTTCTGCACCATCAGGTGATTTTTATTCATCCAAAGAGTGTATATTGTCGCCACATTTACATTATATGTCTTCGCTTACATCCGATGATGAGATTGTTAAATTTGCGGTTGATTCCACTGTAAAAGCCATACTGAATGCATTTGAAAATAGTTCTTCAAGATTTTACGATCCTGATTTAATAAACAGTGTTGAAAAATCAATTGAATGGATTTTGGATAGGTTGATAAAATTATGCGAATCTAAAGGCTTTCAAGTGCTAATGGCAGATCATGAAGATTTTTATCTGATTAGTGAAACAAAAAAAGATAGTCAAGATCTAAAATCTCTTGCTAATGAGATTGAAAGAGAAATTAGTAGTGAAATATTTTTCAATTTTAATGTAAGCACTACTCTAAACATTACCACTGGTGATAATTTTGATTCTTTTTATGTCCCAAAGACAGGGTATAAATTGTCAAAAAAACCGTTTGCAGCTTTAAGATCAAATGAGATTATTTACAATAATTTTGATCTCAGCAAATCTGACTGGACCGATTTTGATAGAGAGTTTAGAGATAAGCTTATCGCTTCGATTTTAAAATCTGAGGAATATGAGACAGTTATCAGAGAATATCTGGATAAATTTGATATTGAAAAGAATAAAGATAAATTTGTTTTTCTACACAGACTTCCTAAAAAAATTGACAGGTCAGTAGTGCCTGTCGGTGACCATATTAAAGCTGCACTGCTTTTGGATGATAAAGCATTAGAATTTAAGAAAGAAATCAGGTATATAATAACTTCAACAGGTCCAATTCCCATTGAGCTTAATCCAGATGCTTTCGACAAAGATTATTACTTAGAGAATCAGGTTAAAAAGTTAATTAATTCAATAATATCTGTATTTAATCAAAAATACGAAGATATTATATATGGGACACAATTAACTCTGTTTGATTTTTAA
- a CDS encoding KTSC domain-containing protein, giving the protein MITHVFDEDVVKEISYDYDDGTLQVVYQSGVVVEYKNVPEFEYINFLEADSLVGYNNCCLYKQYRSEVF; this is encoded by the coding sequence ATGATAACACATGTATTTGACGAAGATGTCGTTAAAGAAATAAGTTACGATTATGATGATGGAACTCTTCAAGTTGTTTACCAAAGTGGAGTAGTTGTAGAGTATAAAAATGTTCCCGAATTTGAATATATCAACTTTTTAGAAGCTGACTCTTTGGTAGGCTACAATAATTGCTGTTTATATAAACAATATCGAAGTGAAGTCTTTTAG